A genomic window from Triticum urartu cultivar G1812 chromosome 7, Tu2.1, whole genome shotgun sequence includes:
- the LOC125520039 gene encoding activator of 90 kDa heat shock protein ATPase homolog: protein MAKFGEGDARWIVQERADGANVHNWHWAERDCLDWSRALLSKLLAGLPVLSGEGGLTLRTTTLDKLDGEAYVNIRKGKVIPGYELSLTLAWEADATTESGVVKVTGTAEVPYLADENADEDPELRITVRGDDGPLARRAKDAFIAHGKPLVITKIRDYVAAMANGGPAKDEIDSKKISTKAAPAAGGAAVAPAPSVKVTAAPVQAPAAKEKKANGKDKEGFKTIEMTEKFNCRSKDIYEILMDDNRWKGFTQSNARISKDVGGQFSLFDGSITGVNEELQEGKLIVQKWRFGSWADGVHSTVRLVFDEPESGVTTIKLKQTDVPEEDRYGNSTVVENTERGWKELIFQRIRAVFGFGV from the exons ATGGCGAAGTTCGGCGAGGGCGACGCTCGGTGGATCGTGCAGGAGCGCGCCGACGGTGCCAACGTCCACAACTGGCACTGGGCGGAGCGCGACTGTCTCGACTGGTCTCGCGCGCTTCTCTCCAAGCTCCTCGCGGGCCTCCCCGTCCTCTCCGGAGAGGGCGGCCTCACCCTCCGCACCACCACCCTCGACAAGCTTGATGGCGAGGCCTACGTCAACATCCGCAAGGGCAAGGTCATCCCAGGGTACGAGCTTTCCCTCACGCTCGCCTGGGAGGCCGATGCCACAACCGAGTCGGGGGTCGTCAAGGTCACCGGCACCGCTGAGGTACCCTACCTCGCTGACGAGAACGCCGACGAGGACCCCGAACTCCGCATCACTGTTCGCGGTGACGACGGCCCCCTCGCGCGCCGGGCCAAGGATGCCTTCATCGCCCATGGCAAGCCTCTGGTTATTACGAAGATCCGGGATTATGTCGCCGCCATGGCGAATGGTGGCCCCGCCAAGGACGAGATAGATTCGAAGAAGATTTCCACCAAGGCTGCCCCAGCGGCCGGTGGCGCAGCTGTTGCTCCTGCTCCTTCAGTGAAGGTAACAGCAGCGCCAGTGCAGGCGCCAGCAGCTAAGGAGAAGAAGGCGAATGGCAAGGATAAGGAAGGATTCAAGACTATCGAGATGACAGAGAAGTTCAACTGCCGCTCCAAGGACATCTATGAGATCTTGATGGATGACAACAGGTGGAAGGGTTTCACACAGAGCAATGCGAGGATCAGCAAGGATGTTGGTGGGCAGTTTAGCCTCTTTGATGGGTCCATCACAGGTGTTAATGAGGAGCTGCAGGAAGGGAAGCTGATCGTGCAGAAATGGCGGTTTGGGAGCTGGGCTGATGGCGTCCATTCTACA GTCAGGTTGGTGTTTGATGAGCCTGAGTCAGGAGTGACAACAATAAAGCTCAAACAAACTGATGTGCCAGAGGAAGACAG GTATGGGAACTCAACCGTGGTGGAGAACACTGAGAGAGGCTGGAAAGAGCTCATCTTCCAGAGGATACGTGCAGTGTTCGGTTTTGGGGTCTGA
- the LOC125519664 gene encoding ultraviolet-B receptor UVR8-like produces MALPSRPVAVLAWGSGEDGQLGMGRCDEKDWARCIGALDAYAVSAVVAGSRNSLAICDDGSLFTWGWNQRGTLGHPPETKTESSPAHVDALIGVKIVQAAIGGWHCLAVDDKGRAYAWGGNEYGQCGEEPERKEDGTRALRRDIPIPQRCALKLKVRQVAAGGTHSVVLTQEGHVWTWGQPWPPGDIKKISTPVRVQGLEQVSMIAVGAFHNLALSVDGILWAWGNNEYGQLGIGDTQPRSQPIRVEGLSNLSLVDIAAGGWHSAALTKEGEVYAWGRGEHGRLGFGDDKSSHMVPLKVQLLAGEDIVQVSCGGTHSVVLTSDGRIFSYGRGDHGRLGDGRKVTTGHPMEVPINLPPPKTSTSSEGLWQANYVACGGRHTLAIVTWTDV; encoded by the exons ATGGCGCTGCCTTCCCGCCCCGTAGCCGTCCTCGCATG GGGTTCGGGGGAAGACGGGCAGCTGGGCATGGGCCGGTGCGACGAGAAGGACTGGGCCCGCTGCATCGGCGCTCTGGATGCGTACGCCGTCTCCGCCGTCGTAGCCGGCAGCCGCAACTCCCTCGCCATATGCGACGACGGCAGC CTCTTCACTTGGGGGTGGAATCAGCGGGGAACGCTCGGGCACCCGCCGGAGACCAAGACAGAGAGCTCCCCGGCGCATGTCGACGCCCTCATCGGGGTCAAGATCGTGCAG GCAGCGATCGGCGGGTGGCATTGCCTCGCGGTGGACGACAAGGGCCGGGCTTACGCTTGGG GGGGCAACGAATATGGGCAGTGCGGGGAGGAGCCTGAGAGGAAGGAAGATGGCACAAGGGCACTCAGGAGGGACATCCCCATCCCACAGCGATGCGCTCTCAAGCTCAAAGTTCGGCAA GTAGCTGCGGGGGGGACTCACTCAGTGGTTTTGACACAAGAAGGCCATGTCTGGACATGGGGACAACCGTGGCCTCCGGGTGATAT CAAAAAAATATCTACGCCAGTACGTgtgcaagggcttgaacaagtgAGCATGATTGCTGTAGGGGCATTCCATAATTTGGCACTGTCAGTAGACGGAATCTTGTGGGCATGGGGTAATAATGAATATGGCCAGCTGGGGATTGGAGATACCCAACCGAGATCACAACCGATCCGTGTTGAAGGGCTATCTAACCTCTCATTG GTTGACATTGCTGCTGGAGGTTGGCATTCAGCCGCATTAACTAAAGAAGGAGAG GTATATGCTTGGGGAAGAGGAGAACATGGGAGGCTCGGCTTTGGGGATGACAAGAGCAGTCACATGGTGCCGCTAAAGGTTCAGCTTCTAGCTGGAGAGGATATTGTTCAG GTATCATGTGGAGGGACCCATTCGGTTGTGCTAACCAGTGATGGCCGAATATTCTCT TATGGGAGGGGCGATCATGGCCGTCTAGGCGACGGTAGGAAGGTGACTACGGGTCACCCAATGGAAGTGCCCATAAACTTGCCGCCACCAAAGACCAGCACCAGCTCCGAAGGGCTATGGCAAGCGAACTACGTTGCCTGTGGCGGACGACACACACTCGCCATCGTGACATGGACCGATGTGTAA